In the genome of Coregonus clupeaformis isolate EN_2021a chromosome 1, ASM2061545v1, whole genome shotgun sequence, one region contains:
- the cutc gene encoding copper homeostasis protein cutC homolog isoform X2 has translation MKPTFRHDAGAGRLELCSSLLEGGITPSIGLLQVVKQYVRIPVYTMIRPRGGDFLYSDWEVEVMRKDIELVKSHGADGLVLGALTEDGRIDAELCMELLAVSRPLPVTFHRAFDMVHDPVVALETLVSLGFERVLTSGCDCSALEGLPLIKRLVEQAKGRITIMPGGGITERNLQRILEGSGVLEFHCSARSSKDSAMKFRNSCVNMGASLTAPEYGLKVADVSKVRSLNAIAKNTL, from the exons GTGCTGGTCGGCTGGAGCTGTGTTCTAGTCTACTAGAGGGAGGAATCACGCCCAGTATAG GTCTGCTGCAAGTGGTGAAGCAGTATGTGCGTATCCCGGTCTATACCATGATTCGTCCCCGCGGGGGGGATTTCCTGTACTCTGACTGGGAAGTGGAGGTGATGAGAAAGGACATTGAGCTGGTGAAGAGTCATGGGGCAGATGGACTGGTGCTGGGAGCTCTGACTGAGGATGGGAGAATAGACGCTGAACTCTGTATGGAATTGCTAG CTGTTTCTCGTCCTCTACCTGTTACTTTCCACAGAG CCTTTGACATGGTGCACGACCCCGTGGTTGCCTTGGAGACGCTGGTGTCTTTGGGGTTTGAGCGTGTTCTGACCAGCGGCTGTGACTGTTCAGCTCTGGAGGGACTGCCTCTCATCAAACGCCTGGTGGAACAG GCTAAAGGGAGAATAACCATTATGCCTG GAGGGGGTATCACAGAGCGGAATCTCCAGAGGATTCTAGAAGGTTCTGGGGTTCTGGAGTTCCATTGTTCTGCTCGCTCCAGTAAGGACTCTGCCATGAAGTTCAG AAACTCCTGTGTGAACATGGGCGCCTCACTGACAGCTCCCGAGTACGGCCTGAAGGTGGCAGACGTGAGCAAAGTCCGCTCTCTGAACGCTATAGCCAAGAACACCCTGTAG
- the cutc gene encoding copper homeostasis protein cutC homolog isoform X1, translating into MAEGFLMEVCVDSVESAINAEGGGAGRLELCSSLLEGGITPSIGLLQVVKQYVRIPVYTMIRPRGGDFLYSDWEVEVMRKDIELVKSHGADGLVLGALTEDGRIDAELCMELLAVSRPLPVTFHRAFDMVHDPVVALETLVSLGFERVLTSGCDCSALEGLPLIKRLVEQAKGRITIMPGGGITERNLQRILEGSGVLEFHCSARSSKDSAMKFRNSCVNMGASLTAPEYGLKVADVSKVRSLNAIAKNTL; encoded by the exons GTGCTGGTCGGCTGGAGCTGTGTTCTAGTCTACTAGAGGGAGGAATCACGCCCAGTATAG GTCTGCTGCAAGTGGTGAAGCAGTATGTGCGTATCCCGGTCTATACCATGATTCGTCCCCGCGGGGGGGATTTCCTGTACTCTGACTGGGAAGTGGAGGTGATGAGAAAGGACATTGAGCTGGTGAAGAGTCATGGGGCAGATGGACTGGTGCTGGGAGCTCTGACTGAGGATGGGAGAATAGACGCTGAACTCTGTATGGAATTGCTAG CTGTTTCTCGTCCTCTACCTGTTACTTTCCACAGAG CCTTTGACATGGTGCACGACCCCGTGGTTGCCTTGGAGACGCTGGTGTCTTTGGGGTTTGAGCGTGTTCTGACCAGCGGCTGTGACTGTTCAGCTCTGGAGGGACTGCCTCTCATCAAACGCCTGGTGGAACAG GCTAAAGGGAGAATAACCATTATGCCTG GAGGGGGTATCACAGAGCGGAATCTCCAGAGGATTCTAGAAGGTTCTGGGGTTCTGGAGTTCCATTGTTCTGCTCGCTCCAGTAAGGACTCTGCCATGAAGTTCAG AAACTCCTGTGTGAACATGGGCGCCTCACTGACAGCTCCCGAGTACGGCCTGAAGGTGGCAGACGTGAGCAAAGTCCGCTCTCTGAACGCTATAGCCAAGAACACCCTGTAG